The region GGCAAATTATACATTCAGATACAAGACTAGCCTATAAAACAAAGACTTGTATCTGAAACCGGGGTGAAGATAGTTTCATATTTAACATTCGCCTGTTTTCACGTCGATTACCTTCAATAGCTCTGAGTCAAAGCATCGATTTCTCAGTTTGGGGATATGTTGGAGAGCAGATTAAGACAGACGTTTCACAGTTTTGATAAACTTCTAATAACCAAAGATGAGTGATGTGTGATGTAGTGATGCAAAATGACGTTTTTTGCatcacaagaccggcctgtcggcagcaaccgtctcgcggctatattgctggaCGCCGCCGGCCGagagcagccgagacataaggcctgcctgtcggcggcggtgaggacgaggagctgggGCCGGCTCaggctggggcggactggtagtgtcggtgctctcactgtttgtctatggacacagacatagagtctgttttctgacaggaatttacaagatcaattctggaagaaatctctgaatcagttgaggaaacggtcttatgaagtaaatatgtctgtaaatgtttttatttatatatttctactgctatactgtatattttggagaaactgtaacgatagaatttccctctgggattaataaagtatttctgattctgaactagaggaccttagtgggagtggcctgtggtgctgtgcattctgggatttggtgtctttcatccacataagccaaaaagacactttctgtcttttctcggccaagaaggcaccaacttcaaaatgtatttcacatttctacatatatgacccgatgtcaatacagagtcatgtttcaacgggtgaagtatccctttaacaacTAAGTGGCTAAATTTGAGCCTTAAATGACATAGATACAGCTTTTTACCACATCTCATATCTCATCTTGAGATTGCATGCACATGCCTCCTCAACAAGTTGCCAGGTTTTCATTGTACCTCTATCGTTGTGTACACTTCGTCTGAGTGAGCCTAATTCAGACTCTTCACAATCAGAATCTGGTGCAGTCACCAAACTTTTGTGTTGGGTCGAAAAGTACagagttaatgtttgtttttttctacaataTGTAGCAATGCATTATCTCTGGAGCATTATCTCtatacttaaaaataaattaaataaaacatattttcttaatacttatttctgcattatttatttaaagttaatgaTTGATAATATTGTAATTCTCTGAAAAatatacttttactttttgtattGGTTCAATTGACAAACTTATAACCAATAATGCATCTAAGGAAAAAAGTAATGCAACTAAACATTGGTAAAGCTCTGAGAACTACTGGATGAAAGTAGATACAAGATTGAAAAGATAAGGGTTTTTTTGAAAGTGGGTTAAGGTGGTTTGAAACATTTAAGGTCTTTATTTAAGGAGAAACCAACAGCTGTGAAAGTTGTGAGAGGATGTTTGGGACACATGAGAGGTGATTTgatgtcaataaaataaaaaatgagaaagCTATTGAGATTATAACCTTGAAATGTGCTTATTTAAGGCAATATGtcattgataatgatgatttacagagttatttttattttgtattcattggtGTGAAATGTTAAGGGCTGTCACCTATAATAGCAGTGGATTGAGATGtctatgttgaaaaacaaagaagttacTGAATATTGAAATGAACCGTATTGCACTTTTCCGACGGCCCCCAACTCCGCCTACAGTCATATGTTCGACAGATATTCAGTTCTTTGCGCTCCTAGCTGCATCGTCATCTTTGgttatttgaagtttatcaaaactgtgaaacgtctgtcttaatctgctctccaacatatcccaaactgtgagaaatcgATGCTTTGACTCAGAGCTATTGAAGGTAATCGACGTGAAAACAGGCgaatgtcaaatatgaaactatCTTCACCTGGTCGATCGCTCTGTGACAGAAGAGAAGTCTGTTAACAGATTCTTCACATTCATTCACTAACGTATTAACAACGTTTCAACTGTCACATCATAAATatgttggtgaaaatgtctcCAAACGAAGGAACACTACACCAAATCCTctaactgaaaaataaatgtcaaaataaaaagttctctATCTCGATATAACACCTCGTCTCGCcccactcatcattatttacactcacaaatacaaaaggttttaatatcatccaggtgactttacatgtgttattctaaatcagctgataactCAAAGTTTATGTAAACGTCTGTAACCGCTCCATTACAGCTATGAACACTGATAgaaactattacaaataaatattctttaaaaataaagatccctctCAGGTGTGGTAGAACTGAGCCTgcaagaaatcagcagaaagagaaaaccctcCGGACCACGGCACGagagtgaacaaaaaggagtaaaccaaaaactgttgagttgctaagtcacacagtttattacTTGCAGCAAGGAGAGAAGTTCAACGATGCATACAGGATACACAAAGTAAGTTCTCTGCCCGCTCTTGGGGCGTACAATCTTTATATTCTTGAACGTACAGTGCGTTCTAAGTTCACAGAGTAGGAACAGAGAAAAGGATGTAGTTTTATCTATGCCAGCACCTTGTGGCCTGTGGTACCAATATGTGGAACTTGTCCTTGAGTGACTGAAGAAGTATTCCTTATAGAGGAGCTGttgttgaatctgtgtgtgtaagataaGAAAAtctgaggtgaggtgagtaTCGGGTAATGTTCGTGTGCTGCAGTGGTCATATAAGGTCATGTTGCATGTATATGTGAGGCTATGTCTAATGCATTGGATCAGTtaataagcaaacataaaagtataaagaatATAAGATTCCACACAGGTAACACGGTTAATAAtgactcatcaggtgtttaaagtcagtttcctctgatgtctcgtttgagcagtttgacagaagagactgaacagacacTCACATACATGGTTAATTTTATACCGTTATGTCgatctctgttcagaaatgtcatattttaaatgtttacatcactgctcatcagatttaggctcatactttctgttttaaagtacggttttcattttttaagactttaaatcggtAAAGACCCCAACTAGTCCATTAAccgccattcattcagatggaatgatttcacccagaaaggggcggggccggcatcgtttgggcaaagtacccggatgggttGCTCTCATGAGTAAGGTTTTTAGGCTACGTTGTAATTTTCTCATATGGACACAAAGGgaatgcaagtttttttttcgtttttttttctttaagtagaCCTATTTGTATTCCAGTGAACGTTATCTTGTGCATCTTTACAGCTCTGGAGGTTATTGGAGGAAGAACGACAACGGTGCAGGGAGGAGCAGCTGTCCTCCCCTGTAAACTCATTGATACCACAGAGACCCTCACACAGATTTCATGGCAGAGAGTGACCAGAGGAAAACCTTGGACGGAAAATTTCTATACAATCTCGTCTCATTATGGACCGAACTATATCAATGGCCGTGATGATCGGTTTAGGTTCATTGGGAgtttaacagacaaagagggtACTCTCCAGTTATCGAATGTCAAACTGATGGATGAAGGCACCTACACATGTATGTTCACTTTGTTCCCCAGCGGGATCCACGAGACAGCGATACCTCTTAAAGTTCATGGTATGATACATTCAAAATGCtactcatgttgtgtttgtatgtgtgagttATAAACATCTTAAGAGTCTGTGTTTTAACTTTGTTGTTGACTGTCGCTCTCTTAGTGCCTCCGGTCACAAGCCTGAAGGATGCTCATCCTGCTTTGGGTAACGACGAGGTGCCTCTTATTACCTGCACGGCTGCTGGTTCCAAACCTCCTGCAGAGGTGAGGTGGCTCACTGGTACTCTGGGAGAGAAAGTGAGGCCGTCAACCAACTCCAGCCTTCATGCTAATGGTACGACTACCACAGTCAGCTGGCTGTTTGGAGCGCATAAAGAGAACTCAACGATCGTTCAGTCCAGTGTGTCATCACCAGTCCTGCTCTAGAGAGAGAAGAAACCCTGACCTCCACCATACATATCCACTCTGTAGCAGGCTGTGCACAATACTACCAGGCCGACACAGCcgctttcattttgtttatgtgggttttctttatttcctgttCTTATTTGAACTAGATCATTGAGCTGAAACAAACCCTCCCTTAAAGCCTCAGGACCCTTGGAACACAAGGATAATATAAGACATGACAtaataaaacagaacaataaatctaaaactctgaaatacacaaaatacaaaactaatcAACTCCAGATCATGAACACTTGCAAACATTGTTAATGATTTTACACCGACTAATTtgtcattattaaaaacaagttactgtatagacatttgaaaaaaaaaatgtgtgttgtcCCAAATAAGTGCTTTATAATGAAATCAACTGGTTGGGACGGCCTCACTACGGGAATACTAAAACATGTAGCCTAACTGTATAgtttaatacaaaaacaacagatacaGATGCAAATAGCCCAGAGAGAATATAATGCAGTAAGAGGTCACTAAAATACTTACTAAAGGAAATGTAGCTCTTTGGATAGTGAACATCTCTTCTATGTAACAACAGCACTTTCAAAGTCAGTCACAAGAGCTCTAAAAGACCTTTGTTTTATTCACAGTATTTGTAGATCATGTAGAAAAGTTTTTCTGTGAATGTATTGAATGTATGGTTCTTCCTGGGATTTTAGCAGCTTCTGCACtctgaattgttttttattattaagtgCAATAAAAATCATTTGTATTGATCTAAATGTAATTCATATGTATGAACTGATCACTGAAAAAAGCTACATCAAATGTTTAGTAACAGTAATTGAATATATTGATTACTTCATTGGTATAGCTCTAAGAAACAACATCATGGTATGGGATTACATTCAAAAATAAGTTTGAGATAAGTCATAGatattttatttgtgtgagCTTTATTATCGGACTAAGGTTTGAATCACATTGTGAACTGATATTTTATGTGAAACAAAAACTCATATTTTCTATTCAACTTCAGAGcaaatgttttgctttattAAGCCATGAAGACACAGGCTACAGGGATCTTGGCTTCTTTCTTGTGTGCATTTAATATGCCTACTGAGTAGCAATTAAAccctttgtttttataaagaattATATCGTAAATGTTAGGCTGGTTATTATAGCGATACTCACATCAAACAGTGATATTAAGTCAttcacttgtttttaatcaacaaCCCAAAAAAGGGACTGAAAGATGACTAGGATACTGTAAATTCCGAGTCCTCGTAAACGCATCCAATGAAAGTGTTTTCGTCTCCACCGTCTGTTTCGTCTCGGAGCAGAGGAAAGATGCCGGTGTAAAGAAGCTGCgcacatggatggatggatatgaaTAATTTGGACGTAAACTATGGATAGGCCTGTGTTTGGGTTTCAGGAGCACCACTATGCTTTTACTGGTGTTAACGTTGATGGTTCCCACAGTCACAAACGGTATGTTGGCTCAGTCCTTCTGAAAAAATAGCCTCCATATTTTCTAGGCCATTTCATGGTAAGTAGATAAATTATTAGGCCACTAACAGAAATGTATACAGAACTGAATTATTAAAAACCTCGAAAGAGTTGACTGTGTGttaaaccttttctttaaaaagagatCTTGGAAAACATATTTCCGGTAGGGTACGTTATTTACGTTCAGCATCATCCTTCAACCTTTCAGACGGCAAATTATACATTCAGATACAAGACTAGCCTATAAAACAAAGACTTGTATCTGAAACCGGGGTGAAGATAGTTTCATATTTAACATTCGCCTGTTTTCACGTCGATTACCTTCAATAGCTCTGAGTCAAAGCATcgatttctcacagtttgggGATATGTTGGAGAGCAGATTAAGACAGACGTTTCACAGTTTTGATAAACTTCTGTTCCAGTGAACGTTATCTTGTGCATCTTTACAGCTCTGGAGGTCATTGGAGGAAGAACGACAACGGTGCAGGGAGGAGCAGCTGTCCTCCCCTGTAAACTCATTGATACCACAGAGACCCTCACACAGATTTCATGGCAGAGATTGACCAGAGGAAAACCTCGGACGGACAATTTCTATACAATCTCGTCCGGCGGACCGAACTATATCAATGGCCATGATTATCGGTTTGAGTATATTGGGAGTTTTACAGACAAAAATGGTACTCTCCTGTTATCGAATGTCACACTGATGGATGAAGGCACCTACACATGTATGTTCACTTTGTTCCCCAGCGGGATCCACGAGACAGCGATACCTCTTAAAGTTCATGGTATGATACATTCAAAATGCtactcatgttgtgtttgtatgtgtgagttATGAacatcttaaagggatacttcaccatgaaacatgaatctgtattgacatcgggtcatatatgtagaaatgtgaaatacattttgaagttggtgccttcttggccgagaaaagacagaaagtgtctttttggcttatgtggatgaaagacaccaaatcccagaatgcacagcaccacaggccactcccactaaggtcctctagttcagaatcagaaatactttattaatcccagagggaaattctattgttacagtttctccaaaatatacaatatagcaggagaaatatagtaataaaaacatttacagacatatttacttcataagaccgtttcctcaactgattcagagatttcttccagaattgatcttgtaaattcctgtcagaaaacagactctatgtctgtgtccatagacaaacagtgagagcaccggcactaccagtccgccccagctcgagccggccccggctcctcgtcctcacctcaaaaattgtcattttgcgtcactggaagctccttttcagactcagaaatacaaagatttcacatctcaggggaaaatgagggcgggatgcacgaccattcaaaaatactaccaggtttctaatgatacaaagattaatgtaaatgggtgaagtatccctttaagagtcTGTGTTTTAACTTTGTTGTTGACTGTCGCTCTCTTAGTGCCTCCGGTCACAAGCCTGAAGGATGCTCATCCTGCTTTGGGTAACGACGAGGTGCCTCTTATTACCTGCACGGCTGCTGGTTCCAAACCTCCTGCAGAGGTGAGGTGGCTCACTGGTACTCTGGGAGAGAAAGTGAGGCCGTCAACCAACTCCAACCTTCATGCTAATGGTACGACTACCACAGTCAGCTGGCTGTTTGGAGCGCCTACCAGAGAACTCGACGATCGTTCAGTCCAGTGTGTCATCACCAGTCCTGCTCTAGAGAGAGAAGAAACCCTGACCTCCACCATACATATCCACTGTGGGTATACAAACACTGTCCTACATCAGTTGTTTTATCTGTGGTTAATGAACTGTGTTTTTCAGACCATTTTTGAAGCTTCTGTGAGTGAATGGACACTGGTCATGTTTTattcctcctcatcatcctcttctttttttggttcTCATCGTTGTATAAGACAAGCCTTCACCACTGACCAATGGCTTAgctaactttttgtttttgtttttcaaatagccTGACATGTGATGCTCATAAGATTCACTTCTTTAAATTTTGCAGGATGGTCTTTTATTGAGCTGGTCTTTTTTATTCTATAAAGAGAgatttttactaaaaaaaaaagggaacatgcCATGTTAATATTCCTGCTTCTTTaggattattttaaaagttgtggATTTCATTTTCCAGTGGGATTGTGACATTTACTCTGCCACtattccctctccctctgttcaTTGTTGTTTCTCTAATGGGCCTTGAAAAAAGCACATTCATCACAATCAAGTAAAAGTGCATGGCCATGCCAGAAAGGCAGTGTATCAGAAGCATGATTGGGCTAGTTAGCTCTAAAGCCAGCCAGCTGTACAGTAGCACAATCTTTTAGTATTGCAGCAGCAGATCATGTTGCTTCAACATTGGACCCCTGCCTTTTATTCCCTGCGGTTGAGCAAGAcgctattttttcttttttttccataaagttgtttctttggttttgCACAACTGCAgggttgattttattttttttcacaaaagagAATCTTTGATGTGGATATATTTCATATCATTCACTAAATCTCTCTCTGCCCCTGCTAAATTTCAAtgatatgaaaataattcaattgcagcacttttcttcttcctttcatGAATGGgacccttttttgtttttttttactttttttgctcaggattttgatttgagttattttacacaACTAACATgcacttcctttgtttaaattgtgcaccttcactttttacaatacATTGTCTGTAAGCGAACTTCAACAAGTCTGTGAAATGTGCAGGCAGGCCATCCCATATTTTCACTCAGACACGCCTCTGATAACGGTGTATATGTTTTTCCACATACTCACATCAATCAGCTGCAATAATAAAAGTTGATTTGCTTTAACTTGCTCTTAACTGGGAAACGATGACATCAGGGCACATTTGAggaacacataaacataaacaaatacGTTTTTTGGGAGTTGTATCCTGATCATTTTGGGTCTTTTAGCCGctctttttaaagtgtcttggtgctatacaaataaagattgattttacTAAATTAAACTCATATGTATTGAGTTTATATTAAATCATGGGAGTCCTCTCCTGGTCTTTGGAAACAGTGATAAAGGTTGCAGATACATTAGGAGGGTCACCCACTTACCCACTTGTTGTTGCTTTTGGCTATTAACTGCATCACGGGAGCCTGAATCAGCTGACCTAAGACATCATTTCATAACCAAAGCATATAAGTCACAGACAGCCAGTCTCATATCATGTGAACGTATCATCAGGCCTGTTTCTTAATCCATTGGCCAGATTGAGGGGATTTATTTTCACAGTGGGCTTCTCTCCAGAAATGTTTAGAAATCAAGTAcgattaaatttatttttcatttattttgatgaaatctgtcatatcattttaaaaggactatttatttttttttttttttaaggtttatttttgggctttttgggcctttatttgagagataggacagtggatagagtcagaaattggggagagagagagtagggaagggagccacagttGGGATTTGAActtgggccacccgcttggaggaccacagcctccatacatgggacgtgcgcactaaccactgcgccaccagcggcCCTTAAAAGGACTATTGAGTTAGATTATTTGTCAATAAGACCGATATAAACTGATAGTAATGgcttttttggatttttttttttttttttaatcgagaaaaataaatattagaaaTGGGATTTCAGACAATTTGACATCATCTGAATAGTGTAGGTAACAAAACTTTCCTTTGTACGGattttgtttcttcctctcagtcTGCAGGAACAGTTACGTCTCTTGTTTCTGATGGAATTCCCCCAGAAGCCCTCATGTGACACATACTGAAATGCTCCACCTAACTAATAACAAAAAGTCACAGCATTATCTGCAGGTTCTGGTTACACTTTCATTTATCTATTTTCAGGCTTTATTTAACATTCCAGTGGGAATGTTGGACCTTAAGTTCTCATAGtcctgacaaacaacagcctcTATCTGAacaacagaattttttttacttactgcTGATAAAGAGTGTGGTGTCCTGCTCTCACAAGTTTTAATTATGGAGGCCATTCTGagtttaaatgtgtatatataatTGACTTTTTAGAGAGAATAATAACACACCTCAttctgtcttcctgtttgtcgCAGCTCCTCCTCTGGAAGTGAATATTACTGAAAGGTCGGCACACTCCTTTGAATGTCTCACAGAGGCCTATCCAGCTGCGAGCTTTACTTGGACAAGGTATAGACGTTTAAATAATCAGATTCcagagcaaaacatttttaaaataacattattatttctgttttttaaccttGGAAGCATTTCAGACGCTTACAGAATTTGTTTAACAGTGAATCACTTGTGCTCAGTACCCAAATCAATTGGAGTGGTTTG is a window of Labrus mixtus chromosome 13, fLabMix1.1, whole genome shotgun sequence DNA encoding:
- the LOC132986822 gene encoding nectin-4-like isoform X3, whose translation is MLLLVLTLMVPTVTNVPPVTSLKDAHPALGNDEVPLITCTAAGSKPPAEVRWLTGTLGEKVRPSTNSNLHANGTTTTVSWLFGAPTRELDDRSVQCVITSPALEREETLTSTIHIHSPPLEVNITERSAHSFECLTEAYPAASFTWTRSEQSWPQSGVRVDGSTLQFLSITSELNGLYQCEASNLYGSKRAYLRVHFTSGSSAASWTLFVLLLVLVVAAVLCCFYKRMEIARFILREEGGTRGKMQKVPTTSSSPDGHDRVEEGGETEVRYLLHGMYSGKGEIPWVM
- the LOC132986822 gene encoding nectin-4-like isoform X1, producing the protein MLLLVLTLMVPTVTNALEVIGGRTTTVQGGAAVLPCKLIDTTETLTQISWQRLTRGKPRTDNFYTISSGGPNYINGHDYRFEYIGSFTDKNGTLLLSNVTLMDEGTYTCMFTLFPSGIHETAIPLKVHVPPVTSLKDAHPALGNDEVPLITCTAAGSKPPAEVRWLTGTLGEKVRPSTNSNLHANGTTTTVSWLFGAPTRELDDRSVQCVITSPALEREETLTSTIHIHSPPLEVNITERSAHSFECLTEAYPAASFTWTRSEQSWPQSGVRVDGSTLQFLSITSELNGLYQCEASNLYGSKRAYLRVHFTSGSSAASWTLFVLLLVLVVAAVLCCFYKRMEIARFILREEGGTRGKMQKVPTTSSSPDGHDRVEEGGETEVRYLLHGMYSGKGEIPWVM
- the LOC132986822 gene encoding nectin-4-like isoform X2, with protein sequence MLLLVLTLMVPTVTNALEVIGGRTTTVQGGAAVLPCKLIDTTETLTQISWQRLTRGKPRTDNFYTISSGGPNYINGHDYRFEYIGSFTDKNGTLLLSNVTLMDEGTYTCMFTLFPSGIHETAIPLKVHVPPVTSLKDAHPALGNDEVPLITCTAAGSKPPAEVRWLTGTLGEKVRPSTNSNLHANGTTTTVSWLFGAPTRELDDRSVQCVITSPALEREETLTSTIHIHSPPLEVNITERSAHSFECLTEAYPAASFTWTRSEQSWPQSGVRVDGSTLQFLSITSELNGLYQCEASNLYGSKRAYLRVHFTSGSSAASWTLFVLLLVLVVAAVLCCFYKRMEIARFILREEGGTRGKMQKVPTTSFLTQPASENRQHSWCFTFC
- the LOC132986830 gene encoding nectin-1-like, with product MLLLVLTLMVPTVTNALEVIGGRTTTVQGGAAVLPCKLIDTTETLTQISWQRVTRGKPWTENFYTISSHYGPNYINGRDDRFRFIGSLTDKEGTLQLSNVKLMDEGTYTCMFTLFPSGIHETAIPLKVHVPPVTSLKDAHPALGNDEVPLITCTAAGSKPPAEVRWLTGTLGEKVRPSTNSSLHANGTTTTVSWLFGAHKENSTIVQSSVSSPVLL